A stretch of Caenorhabditis elegans chromosome IV DNA encodes these proteins:
- the catp-8 gene encoding putative manganese-transporting ATPase catp-8 (Confirmed by transcript evidence), with product MGVDQLVETIIPYNLRSIATHLYVPPFTIITAIWTYVWLNIFGYEEYYELGMLGYAAIFVILALVLLFCHWMMPVRCFLMCSKQEDVRIASHVCVIPTQNNGWPELVKLMRTTRDKQTKLWFEFQRVHYTWDEESREFQTKTLDTAKPMVFFQKSHGFEVEEHVKDAKYLLGDNKTEMIVPQFLEMFIERATAPFFVFQVFCVGLWCLEDMWYYSLFTLFMLMTFEATLVKQQMKNMSEIRNMGNKTYMINVLRGKKWQKIKIEELVAGDIVSIGRGAEEECVPCDLLLLRGPCIVDESMLTGESVPQMKEPIEDVEKDKIFDIETDSRLHVIFGGTKIVQHTAPGKAAEGMVKSPDGNCICYVIRTGFNTSQGKLLRTIMFGVKKATANNLETFCFILFLLIFAIAAAAYLWIKGSVDETRSKYKLFLECTLILTSVIPPELPIELSLAVNSSLMALQKLGIFCTEPFRIPFAGKVDICCFDKTGTLTTDNLVVEGVALNNQKEGMIRNAEDLPHESLQVLASCHSLVRFEEDLVGDPLEKACLSWCGWNLTKGDAVMPPKTAAKGISGIKIFHRYHFSSAMKRMTVVAGYQSPGTSDTTFIVAVKGAPEVLRNMYADLPSDYDETYTRLTRQGSRVLAMGIRKLGETRVGELRDKKRENFENDLAFAGFVVISCPLKSDTKTMIREIMDSSHVVAMITGDNPLTACHVSKVLKFTKKSLPTLVLDEPADGVDWMWKSVDGTIELPLKPETKNKMERKAFFNSHEFCLTGSAFHHLVHNEHTFLRELILHVKVFARMAPKQKERIINELKSLGKVTLMCGDGTNDVGALKHANVGVALLTNPYDAEKAAEKEKEKKAKIEEARSLVRSGAQLPQRPGAPGAPPAANAARRDAPPGARARAPLPPMANAAQARLDNLMKELEEEEKAQVIKLGDASIAAPFTSKYTSIASICHVIKQGRCTLVTTLQMFKILALNALVSAYSLSALYLDGVKFSDTQATIQGLLLAACFLFISKSKPLKTLSRQRPMANIFNAYTLLTVTLQFIVHFSCLLYIVGLAHEANTEKAPVDLEAKFTPNILNTTVYIISMALQVCTFAVNYRGRPFMESLFENKAMLYSIMFSGGAVFTLASGQATDLMIQFELVVLPEALRNALLMCVTADLVICYIIDRGLNFLLGDMF from the exons ATGGGTGTCGACCAACTAGTCGAGACTATTATACCATACAATTTAAGGTCTATAGCAACTCATTTATATGTTCCTCCTTTTACAA TAATCACTGCAATCTGGACATATGTCTGGCTCAATATTTTCGGCTATGAAGAATATTATGAACTTGGAATGTTGGGATATGCAgcaatttttgtgattcttGCACTAGTTCTTCTTTTCTGTCATTGGATGATGCCTGTTCGATGTTTCCTCATGTGTTCAAAGCAAGAAGATGTTCGTATTGCTTCTCATGTGTGTGTTATCCCTACACAAAATAACGGATGGCCGGAATTAGTTAAACTTATGAGAACAACG CGTGATAAACAAACAAAGTTATGGTTCGAATTTCAAAGAGTTCACTATACTTGGGATGAAGAGAGCAGAGAATTTCAGACGAAAACTCTTGATACTGCGAAACCAAtggttttctttcaaaaatcacacGGATTCGAAGTTGAAGAGCATGTTAAAGATGCTAAATATCTTCTCGGAGACAACAAAACTGAAATGATTGTTCCACAATTCTTGGAAATGTTCATTGAAAGAGCTACAGCTCCATTCTTCGTCTTTCAAGTGTTCTGTGTTGGATTGTGGTGTCTGGAAGATATGTGGTATTATTCACTTTTTACACTTTTCATGCTTATGACATTCGAAGCAACACTCGTCAAACAGCAAATGAAGAATATGTCTGAAATCCGGAATATGGGAAATAAAACGTATATGATTAACGTGCTCCGTGGCaagaaatggcaaaaaatcaagattgaAGAGTTAGTGGCCGGAGATATCGTTTCAATTGGAAGAGGTGCTGAAGAAGAATGTGTTCCATGTGATCTTCTGCTTCTACGTGGACCCTGTATCGTTGATGAATCGATGTTAACTGGAGAAAGTGTTCCACAAATGAAAGAACCAATTGAGGATGTTGAAAAAGATAAGATCTTTGATATTGAAACAGACAGCAGATTACACGTTATCTTCGGAGGAACCAAGATTGTTCAGCACACAGCACCAGGAAAAGCTGCAGAGGGAATg GTAAAATCACCGGATGGAAACTGCATCTGTTATGTAATTCGAACTGGATTCAACACTTCTCAAGGAAAACTCCTCCGTACTATCATGTTCGGAGTCAAGAAAGCAACTGCTAACAATTTGGAAACCTTCTGTTTCATTCTTTTCCTTCTTATTTTCGCAATTGCCGCTGCTGCATATCTTTGGATCAAAGGATCAGTTGACGAGACTCGGAGTAAATACAAATTGTTCCTTGAATGTACACTTATTCTCACTTCTGTTATCCCACCGGAGCTTCCAATCGAATTATCACTTGCTGTCAACTCATCATTGATGGctcttcaaaaattgggaattttttgtacaGAACCATTCCGAAttccatttgccggaaaagtcGATATCTGTTGTTTTGACAAAACAGGAACATTGACAACTGACAATTTGGTTGTTGAAGGAGTTGCATTGAATAATCAAAAAGAAGGAATGATCCGAAACGCAGAAGATCTTCCACATGAAAGTCTTCAAGTTCTAGCATCTTGTCACAGTCTCGTTCGATTCGAAGAAGATCTCGTTGGAGATCCATTGGAAAAAGCATGTCTTTCATGGTGTGGTTGGAATTTAACAAAAGGAGATGCTGTAATGCCGCCTAAAACAGCAGCCAAGGGTATTTCTGGAATTAAAATCTTCCATCGTTATCACTTTTCATCGGCAATGAAGAGAATGACAGTTGTTGCTGGATATCAATCACCTGGAACTTCTGATACGACATTCATTGTAGCTGTCAAAGGTGCTCCAGAAGTGCTCAGAAATATG TACGCCGACCTTCCATCTGATTACGACGAAACGTATACTCGTCTGACTCGTCAAGGATCTCGTGTTCTTGCTATGGGAATACGTAAACTTGGAGAAACTCGAGTTGGAGAACTTCGCGATAAGAAACGagagaatttcgaaaatgatcTCGCATTTGCTGGATTTGTCGTCATATCGTGCCCACTGAAGAGTGATACTAAAACAATGATTCGTGAAATTATGGATAGTTCTCATGTAGTTGCAATGATTACTGGAGATAACCCATTAACAGCTTGTCATGTATCAAAAGTTCTTAAATTCACCAAAAAGTCATTGCCGACTTTAGTTCTTGATGAACCTGCCGATGGAGTTGACTGGATGTGGAAATCTGTTGATGGAACTATCGAATTGCCGTTGAAaccagaaacaaaaaataaaatggagaGAAAAGCGTTCTTCAATTCTCACGAATTCTGTCTGACCGGTTCAGCTTTCCATCACTTGGTGCACAATGAGCACACTTTCCTACGAGAGCTTATTCTACATGTTAAAGTATTCGCAAGAATGGCtccaaaacaaaaagaacGAATTATCAACGAGTTAAAATCATTAGGAAAAGTTACTCTTATGTGTGGAGATGGTACAAATGATGTCGGAGCTTTGAAGCATGCTAACGTTGGAGTTGCTCTTCTAACAAACCCTTATGATGCAGAGAAGGccgctgaaaaagaaaaagagaaaaaagcaaaaatcgAAGAAGCTCGTTCACTCGTTCGCTCAGGAGCTCAATTACCACAACGACCAGGTGCCCCAGGAGCACCTCCAGCGGCTAACGCAGCTCGTCGTGATGCTCCTCCTGGAGCCCGCGCGAGAGCTCCCCTACCACCAATGGCTAATGCTGCTCAAGCCCGACTAGATAATCTAATGAAAGAGTtggaagaagaggaaaaagcTCAAGTGATCAAGTTGGGTGATGCCTCAATTGCTGCGCCATTCACCAGTAAATATACATCGATTGCATCCA tttgtcaCGTCATCAAACAAGGTCGTTGTACTCTTGTTACAActcttcaaatgttcaaaattctcGCTCTCAATGCTCTTGTTTCTGCTTATTCACTTTCTGCACTTTATCTGGATGGCGTTAAATTCAGTGATACCCAGGCAACTATTCAAGGACTTCTTCTTGCAGCATGCTTCTTgttcatttcaaaatcaaag CCTCTGAAAACATTATCTCGTCAACGACCAATGGCGAATATTTTCAATGCCTATACTCTTCTGACTGTCACTCTTCAGTTTATTGTACACTTCTCTTGTCTCCTTTACATTGTCGGACTCGCACATGAAGCCAATACAGA aaaagctcCTGTCGATTTGGAAGCAAAATTCAcgccaaatattttgaacactACGGTTTATATAATTTCAATGGCTCTTCAAGTTTGCACATTTGCTGTCAACTACAGAGGACGACCGTTCATGGAATCTTTATTCGAGAATAAGGCCATGCTTTACAGTATTATGTTCTCAGGAGGAGCAGTTTTCACTCTTGCCAGTGGACAAGCTACGGATCTCATGATTCAATTTGAACTAGTTGTTCTACCAGAAGCT CTACGAAATGCGTTGCTAATGTGTGTCACAGCGGATCTTGTTATCTGTTATATCATCGATCGTGGTCTGAATTTCCTGCTGGGAGATATGTTCTAA